A window from Plasmodium relictum strain SGS1 genome assembly, chromosome: 7 encodes these proteins:
- a CDS encoding DnaJ protein, putative, giving the protein MLNDIIFQVIIAALGVSLVNSDKLKFLHKLKYAIYILILSFLLYKGIPWNRENYYTYLSVTPNATKQEIQTAYRQAAKVYHPDKNPDEYADSSFIKLKLAYDILADDIRRSNYNRFGDYKNGEIDDNTATLLICLSLVQHTMFFIIGYFLSYPKKLEFSRQIFLVYNIASFCFELQFRFIEDDTTFDWLPFLGYLLPYEKIKLLRMLFPTVFFISICASAYIYTDKNATMIFLMRSILSTNRIIVERSNDIIESTNYLKKHGTDVVSKLQQIRKNEVSHILNLRDEPKTENETLENANKFDTENKGKKNSKDENINSKLLDNVQRFSLTLDSQQMNLLEKCFELMKNENSKDKNKKKSWFEFFSLQMIFGIIFVYIWLTSK; this is encoded by the exons ATGTTAAAcgatataatttttcaagtTATTATAGCTGCTTTGGGCGTTTCATTAGTCAATagtgataaattaaaatttcttcATAAATTAA aaTATGCCAtctatatattaattttgtcttttttattatataaggGAATACCATGGAATAGAGAAAATTATTACACATATTTAAGTGTAACACCAAATGCAACAAAGCAAGAAATACAAACAGCATATAGACAAGCAGCTAAAGTTTATCATCCT GATAAAAATCCTGATGAATACGCAGattcttcatttataaaattaaaattagcTTATGATATTTTGGCAGATGATATCAGAAGAAGTAATTATAATAGATTTGGGGATTACAAAAATG GAGAAATAGATGATAATACTGCAACCTTATTAATATGTCTTTCATTAGTTCAGCATACtatgttttttattataggatattttttatcgtatccaaaaaaattagaattcTCAAGACAG aTATTCTTAGTATACAATATAGCTAGCTTTTGTTTTGAGTTACAATTCCGATTTATAGAAGACGACACAACATTTGATTGGCTTCCATTTTTGGGGTATCTGTTAccatatgaaaaaataaaattacttaGGATGCTATTTCCCAccgtattttttattagtatatGTGCATCTGCTTACATTTATACTGACAAGAATGCTACaatgatttttttaatgcGCTCTATTTTATCAACCAATAGAATCATTGTAGAAAGATCTAATGATATTATTGAATCaacaaattatttaaaaaagcaTGGTACTGATGTGGTTTCAAAATTACAgcaaataagaaaaaatgaagtatcacatatattaaatttaagagATGAACCAAAAACAGAAAATGAAACTTTAGAAAATGCAAATAAATTTGATACAGAAAATAAagggaaaaaaaattcaaaagatGAAAACATTAACTCAAAATTATTGGATAATGTGCAAAGATTTTCATTAACCCTTGATTCACAACAAATGAATTTATTGGAAAAATGCTTTGAATTGATGAAAAACGAAAACtctaaagataaaaataaaaaaaaatcgtGGTTCGAATTTTTCTCTCTGCAAATGATATTTGGAATTATATTCGTTTATATATGGTTAACATcaaagtga
- a CDS encoding PPPDE peptidase, putative: MNIFLHTYTLNVPFFLKNVRHTGIEVFGKEYTFSMNGITTCKPKKSTIGKYSKSYELSYMQLTYSQFSEILNALGKIYRPNTYNFIYKNCNHFCDDLFELISGKRLFYRFMFYSRLGKLVGNFKNVALCGYINTMEFSRNDKTLYVYALSLSKSILKRNKELKNNEGIWYIKDKNYNYYNCDSIFRIVPHSNYENTSCNKQKSNYKKVLVNETIKCLKDEATKYTDQLQLKSIYSFSTTGAFSST; the protein is encoded by the exons atgaatatcTTTTTACATACCTACACCTTAAACgttcctttttttttgaaaaatgtTCGTCACACAg gaaTTGAGGTGTTTGGTAAAGAATACACATTTTCAATGAATGGAATAACAACATGTAAACCAAAAAAATCAACAATAGGGAAATATTCCAAAAGTTATGAATTATCTTATATGCAGTTAACTTATTCACAATTTTCAGAAATTTTAAATGCTCTTGGAAAAATATACAGACcaaatacatataattttatttacaaaaattgTAATCATTTTTGTGATgatttatttgaattaattAGTGGAAAAAGATTATTTTATAGATTTATGTTTTATTCCAGATTGGGAAAATTAGTtggaaattttaaaaatgttgCATTATGCGGTTACATTAATACTATGGAATTTTCAAGGAATGATAAAACTCTCTATGTATATGCTTTAAGCTTATCTAAATCAAtactaaaaagaaataaagaacttaaaaataatgaaggaATATGGTATATTAAagacaaaaattataattattataattgtgATAGTATCTTTCGTATTGTTCCACATtcaaattatgaaaatactTCTtgtaataaacaaaaatcaAATTACAAAAAGGTACTTGTAAATGAAACAATAAAATGCTTAAAGGATGAAGCAACCAAATATACTGACcaacttcaattaaaaagtatatattcatttagcACAACTGGGGCATTTTCATCAACATGA
- the TrxL1 gene encoding thioredoxin-like protein 1, putative — MACVNFNSPYQAEKRRTSENVDINNIGSINMPIDYTDMDLVLFPEGSLKNINDTVVSEKHLIGKSVALFFSNGDDPKCRSFLPFLQQFYKTINEGGSNQKIEIIFVSIDSNRKSFEDHKKHMPWLYIDIDDPLTDILKNHFRVMNYHEVPLYGSGPRSDVPCLIVIGSDGREAQLLHISSGRDEGEKGLLRWDYRNNIYTLNKRNTI; from the exons ATGGCATGTGTTAATTTCAACTCTCCCTATCAAGCAGAAAAAAGAAGAACATCAGAAAATgtagatataaataatattggATCTATAAATATGCCTATTGATTATACTGATATGG ATCTTGTACTTTTTCCAGAAggatcattaaaaaatatcaatgACACCGTAGTAAGCGAAAAGCACTTGATTGGAAAATCCGttgctttatttttttcaaatggAGATGATCCCAAATGTAGATCGTTTTTACCATTCTTACAACAG TTCTATAAAACCATAAATGAAGGAGGATCAAatcaaaaaatagaaattatttttgtaagTATTGACTCTAATAGAAAATCATTCGAAGACCATAAAAAACATATGCCTTGGTTATACATTGATATAGATGACCCATTAACAGATATATTGAAAAATCATTTTAGAGTCATGAACTATCATGAAGTTCCTCTATATGGATCAGGACCTAGAAGTGATGTCCCCTGCTTAATTGTTATCGGTAGTGATGGAAGAGAAGCCCAACTTTTACACATTAGCAGTGGCAGAGATGAAGGTGAAAAAGGTCTTTTAAGATGGGATTAcagaaataatatttatactttaaataaaagaaatacgATTTAG
- the PDI9 gene encoding protein disulfide isomerase, putative: protein MIVKLNYSFYLFFLYFFYINFQYIQSVIWDEISEEERKNIKHLTHDVELQIYSQHSQNVIALFCNDKELKCKNVYKEFVDASNELPGDEVVFVYVDTLALPKTADNFEIKIVPKILTFRDFDPEKGYTFIKKYTKNNILEWFRLLPVPSIEVMNISNVEKYVELQKKKGYASIIAFAVKNSDNAHKFFHFGETHKIPNLSVGLAYVEKEEKIEIFNGPGSTIPNDLIKYKDVYRPDNNVWISDQIHKFTKDYMDQFPIIIDYSRKVIKPINNDIYFYIFSHIGDYSDSIYAELYNVIKNHPEIKFVFPKSEERSELFQVEHDINLICILDYRNASFDAVYQLLRPKKFIKKINEDIKSEIVEKFIEDFYNNKITQYRISEKPVKRRQQQHYQKICTNNFESFVFDPQRIILLFYHVQGCKECKPILSFWENVSNYFHLEHKYKNVLVATMDAKLNDMIDESIEFFPSLAIYPNGENKLKRRKVLLFPVKLDTLIDMVDEMLEDVEEDL from the exons ATGatagtaaaattaaattattctttttatttattttttttgtattttttttatatcaattTTCAATATATTCAATCCGTAATATGGGATGAAATAAGTGAAGAagagagaaaaaatataaaacatttAACTCACGATGTTGAGCTGCAAATTTATAGCCAACATTCTCAAAATGTGATTGCTTTGTTTTGTAAcgataaagaattaaaatgtaaaaatgtatataaagAATTTGTTGATGCATCAAATGAGTTACCAGGTGATGAAGTAGTTTTTGTATATGTTGATACATTAGCACTTCCAAAAACGGCTGATAactttgaaataaaaattgtacCTAAAATTTTAACATTTAGAGATTTTGATCCAGAAAAAGGATATACATTTATTAAGAAGTATACAAAAAACAATATATTAGAATGGTTTAGATTGTTACCAGTACCATCTATTGAAGTTATGAACATAAGCAATGTGGAAAAATATGttgaattacaaaaaaaaaaaggatatgCTAGCATTATTGCATTTGCTGTTAAGAATTCTGATAATGctcataaattttttcattttggCGAAACTCATAAAATACCTAATTTATCTGTTGGCTTAGCATATgttgaaaaagaagaaaaaatagaaatttttaatgGACCAGGATCTACTATCCCTaatgatttaattaaatataaggATGTATATAGACCAGATAATAATGTTTGGATTTCTGATCAAATACATAAATTTACTAAAGATTATATGGATCAATTTCCAATTATTATTGATTATAGTAGAAAAGTAATTAAAccaataaataatgatatttatttttatatttttagtcATATAGGAGATTATTCAGATTCTATATATGCAGAATTATACAATGTTATAAAAAATCATCCTGAA ATTAAATTTGTATTTCCTAAAAGTGAAGAAAGATCTGAATTGTTTCAAGTAGAACAcgatataaatttaatatgtaTCTTAGATTATAGGAACGCATCATTTGATGCTGTATATCAGTTGCTCAGAccaaaaaaattcattaagAAGATTAATGAAGATATAAAATCCGAGATTGtagaaaaatttattgaggatttttataataacaaaattacTCAATACAGAATATCTGAGAAACCTGTGAAAAGAAGACAACAACAAcattatcaaaaaatatgtacaaataattttgaaTCTTTTGTCTTTGATCCTCAAAGAAttattttgcttttttaTCATGTTCAAGGATGCAAAGAATGTAAACCAATATTATCTTTTTGGGAAAATGTGTCTAATTATTTTCACTTAGAacacaaatataaaaatgttttagtTGCAACAATGGATGCAAAATTAAATGACATGATTGATGAATCCATTGAATTTTTCCCAAGCTTAGCCATTTATCCAAATg gagaaaataaattaaaaagaagaaaagtTTTGCTATTTCCTGTCAAGTTAGATACTTTAATTGACATGGTTGATGAAATGTTAGAAGATGTAGAAGAAGATTTATAG
- a CDS encoding sugar transporter, putative: MLYLTKVVNNACLAVINCGLCLSSTNLARKMIVEDFKLCPAGYRGCDKEKWYFTTFYFILYMSSFFGCFISLFFKNTDRRKFIITIHYLFMIGSLLTIYTTPHIIIFLFSQAFFGLAIGCAVVIVCFYVLEYSPKIYQNFYGFYIQTFFAIGILISYIFGACYENIKFENPQTTDLVLKILYKIHLCLPLIFSLISLILLHFVFKLDTPLHLYATKNYDKFDKLKTKINAREFDEKKEYHMHPTTKDITLINNDISVIDFLKNKKLRKASLSGSFLCYLYSFNGYSLFFTKIFLFYRIFSSTMLNTFISVGFILLYVISTIISTVLAEHFQKKDLLITGLVTQALACAGIVGAYFSSLDNLFNQIIITTSFATYFIGLSLGFGHMIWTHVFEMFPKECKVVGAFCSYYSLFIGAFIISVLFEFANKLDYAYLFIIFLVSSIVSIICFNSFYKEDEELVARKSSQRQ, from the coding sequence ATGCTATATTTAACTAAAGTTGTTAACAATGCTTGTTTAGCCGTAATAAATTGCGGCTTATGTTTGTCATCGACAAATTTAGCTAGAAAAATGATAGTAGAAGATTTTAAATTATGTCCAGCAGGATATAGAGGAtgtgataaagaaaaatggtATTTTacaactttttattttatattatatatgagTTCCTTCTTTGGCtgttttatttctttattttttaaaaatacagacagaagaaaatttatcataacaattcattatttatttatgatTGGAAGCTTATTAACAATTTATACTACACctcatattattatatttttattttcccaAGCATTCTTTGGGTTAGCTATTGGATGCGCAGTTGTTATTGTTTGTTTTTATGTATTGGAATATTCTCCAAAAATATATCAGAATTTTTACGGGTTCTATATTCAAACCTTTTTTGCTATTGGAATATTGATTAGTTATATATTTGGTGCTtgttatgaaaatataaaatttgaaaatcCACAAACAACAGACTTGgttctaaaaatattatataagaTACATCTATGTTTACCACTGATATTTAGTTTAATATCTTTAATACTTTTACATTTTGTATTTAAATTAGATACTCCATTACATTTATATGCAAcgaaaaattatgataaatttgataaattaaaaacaaaaatcaATGCGAGAGAatttgatgaaaaaaaagaatatcaTATGCATCCTACCACCAAGGATATaacattaataaataatgacATATCAGTTATTGATTTtctaaaaaacaaaaaattaagaaaagcCTCTCTTTCAGGAAGCTTTTTATGCTATTTGTATTCATTTAATGgctattctttattttttacaaaaatattcttattttatagAATATTTTCATCTACAATGTTAAACACATTTATATCGGTAGGATTTATTCTACTGTATGTAATTTCTACAATAATATCTACAGTGTTAGCAGaacattttcaaaaaaaggatttattaattactgGATTGGTAACACAAGCTTTAGCATGCGCTGGAATAGTAGGTGCTTACTTTTCATCTTTAGATAATCTTTTTAATCAAATTATTATAACTACATCTTTTGCTACTTATTTCATTGGTCTATCACTAGGATTTGGACATATGATATGGACTCATGTTTTTGAAATGTTTCCAAAAGAATGTAAAGTTGTAGGAGCATTTTGTTCATattattctctttttataGGTGCATTTATAATATCGGTGTTGTTTGAATTTGCTAACAAACTTGATTACGcctatttatttattatattcttaGTATCATCTATTGTATCTATTATATGTTTCAATTCCTTCTAtaaagaagatgaagaacTTGTTGCTAGAAAAAGCTCCCAAagacaataa
- a CDS encoding dolichyl-diphosphooligosaccharide--protein glycosyltransferase, putative, with protein MKEIIKIFFFLTFFFVITKRYLCEKKKLEIVNYNKKSIEGIIKNKIKKYHEKKLLLITDIINITETHKNFLNLLNNEKNHIKNIIIIRNTTDNIIFNRIDSSIYDGLIIILDILNDDVVAQLKINYVKLFIEKKKHIFFSLNSVVGKNSIHFLNELNINVYGNYSYVNDVFDNIFLKENTNNEKLQKSFYTNEIIQNTPIVYNKYKILFKGTAHSVSLKNKYYLEVLTCTKTCLLYGKDNSIIKEKKQGVELLLISSIQLENNFRLIFSSSSEIFSDFYFDLNKENKNFTYDLIQWNFKKSGIIRYNNFKLYKRTFKENSTFFINDYIHMSIDFYELKKNYWAPFKRNDIQYQLIKINVKARNFLDSYRDIQNPTYFKNFKLPSEHGIYKLQIYYLRKGYNILNLEYFLPVRNLLHYDKNKKVNFKNYPFYFYIYLSLVCLFLFTLILLFDNSEHNKEKKKKN; from the coding sequence atgaaagaaataataaaaatatttttttttctgacatttttttttgttataacaAAAAGATATTTATGTGAAAAGAAAAAGCTAGAAAttgttaattataataaaaaatccaTTGAAggtataataaaaaacaaaataaaaaaatatcatgaaaaaaaattattattaataacaGATATAATTAACATTACAGAAACTcataagaattttttaaatttattaaataatgagaaaaatcatataaaaaatattataattattagaAATACTACTGATAACATAATTTTCAATAGAATAGATTCTTCTATATACGATGGATTGATAATCATAttagatattttaaatgatgaCGTTGTTGcacaattaaaaattaattatgtaaaattatttatagaaaaaaaaaagcacattttttttagtttaaaTAGCGTTGTAGGAAAAAATTCTATTcactttttaaatgaattaaacaTAAATGTTTATGGGAATTATTCGTATGTTAATGACGtttttgataatatttttttaaaagaaaacacaaataatgaaaaattacaAAAGTCTTTTTAtacaaatgaaataataCAAAACACTCCAAtagtatataataaatacaaaattttatttaaaggaACAGCTCACTCAGTTTCATtgaaaaacaaatattatcTGGAAGTTTTAACTTGCACAAAAACATGTTTATTGTATGGAAAAGACAACAgcattataaaagaaaaaaagcaAGGAGTTGaactattattaatatcttctatTCAACTAGAAAATAACTTTcgcttaattttttcttcctcATCTGAAATATTTTcagatttttattttgatttaaataaagaaaataaaaattttacatatgATCTAATTCAGtggaattttaaaaaaagtggTATAATTcgttataataattttaaattatataaaagaacatttaaagaaaattctacttttttcataaatgATTACATTCATATGTCTATAGATTTTTacgaattaaaaaaaaattattgggctccttttaaaagaaatgacATTCAATATCAGCTAATTAAAATCAATGTAAAAGCTAGAAATTTTTTAGATAGCTATAGAGATATACAAAATCctacatattttaaaaactttAAGTTACCTAGTGAACATGgtatttataaattacaaATATACTACTTAAGAAAGGGATATAACATTTTAAACTTAGAATACTTTTTGCCTGTAAGAAATTTATTAcattatgataaaaataaaaaggtaaattttaaaaattacccgttttatttttatatatatttgtcaTTGGTttgcttatttttattcacaTTGATACTGTTATTTGACAATTCTGAAcacaataaagaaaaaaaaaaaaaaaattaa
- a CDS encoding pyridoxal 5'-phosphate dependent enzyme class III, putative has protein sequence MKYINNLKNIENKVKKISEQCSINTPKILIVTKYIGNTEINDIHSYDKKYHFGENYLDSLIEKSEQLPNSIKWHFIGNLQSNKCKNILKVKNLYMIETIDKQKKAILLNNYLKIMNEDDLKTSDNLKKIRVLIQIKTTDDENKTGIMYDNYEEIENTVLYIIQNCNFLIFKGLMTISSLEISKRENSFIILNNIKNRLLNNQIINNYFQNKKFHMSMGMSDDLELAIKHQTTQLRIGRAIFK, from the coding sequence atgaaatacataaataatttaaaaaatatagaaaataaagtaaaaaaaatatctgaGCAATGTTCTATTAATACaccaaaaatattaatagtaacaaaatatataggGAATACtgaaataaatgatattcattcttatgataaaaaatatcaCTTTGGAGAAAATTATCTTGATtcattaatagaaaaatcTGAACAGTTACCTAATTCAATAAAATGGCATTTCATAGGTAATTTACAATCAAATAAatgcaaaaatattttaaaagttaaaaatttatatatgataGAAACAATAGATAAACAAAAGAAAGCAATTCTATTAAAtaactatttaaaaattatgaatgaAGATGATTTAAAGACTAgcgataatttaaaaaaaattcgcGTTTTAATACAAATTAAAACTACtgatgatgaaaataaaactGGAATCATGTATGATAATTATGAAGAAATTGAAAACactgttttatatataattcaaaattgtaatttcttaatatttaaaGGATTAATGACTATATCATCATTGGAAATAAGTAAAAGagaaaattcatttattattttaaataatattaaaaatagacttttaaataatcaaattataaataattacttTCAGAATAAAAAGTTTCATATGAGTATGGGAATGTCAGATGATTTAGAATTAGCTATTAAGCACCAAACAACTCAATTAAGAATTGGAAGAGCcattttcaaataa
- a CDS encoding TLD domain-containing protein, translating into MKMEIMGESQINDKIKVLNVFQNEEIVENTEKQQISNKFEFEKGIIRNAIVSTNTSKFSKLNEKERDKKNCIIFREQCEYCLANYSISGNLILTKESLLFEPDLRDKNVIINGFGTYQIFIDLYDIYECAHIVVPTKDTYLCNNEETCGFIQVLLKSIYNRICDDSGNKKNSGNINPNNDSNSNNTNNEVSKQKSISYYKYISKSLSFVYNLAHPLVQNASFKDFKNDKSKKSDSADSSTGMSKISEKNENEENALTKKKKNSFINFDIYSNCNIIDHLHDSDLKIYQKINETNYSNVSSSHPIITYKNNLNLVNSDSSCKEDNSSNNGKKKNNLYNLTEDGKLENGFTQNELLKNDNEEKIVQRNEDHLEHDINDKYNLNKSENNESINRTNLEEKKNYTLKDISLKNDNIIQNDKNNLDKIEKEEKLSSHEIKNSISNNNNRNKISSDIHNNDSDNNTNNISNDSLNDDNSLKENLKNKLGTDIENEINKRSHKKYEEKSFILFRFFNNNKAYETTTKIIKEIDEVRKTENKIKKTITSVPFTSNELLRCIIEQSLKTNESKKVEKSSSLNDNKDQKYQVIVPKLEYINGSVKLLNKQMTKQINYYLPPTLSIKIWKLAFCSSIHGVSFKTLYRSVYNKGSVILLIYDMDNVLFGYFLDKLHCDNCYYGSGENFLFTFKNSDDKKKENNNNITNNINKEYIKDSYNYPIDVASEKTFEKIEKNDFSIEKNNNTNRQDNDSENKNLYVKLTGHLENNLKESIKQYPNQEFNSSSNNYLNTSDAHITKESKKISNHSTNCTNEEIINSISQINNYNYDKNISITENYALNENNSNTNCTNDNINTSIQVYTWTTKNNYFVYSDEKSIMVGGGDNYALVINEDLCKGQTNRSNTYDNDLLTYDEEFEIQFLQLWIFEDY; encoded by the exons atgaaaatggaAATAATGGGTGAAAGTCaaattaatgataaaataaaagttttaaatGTTTTTCAGAATGAAGAGATAGTAGAAAATACGGAAAAACAACAAATTTCTAATAAATTTGAA TTTGAAAAAGGAATAATACGTAATGCAATAGTTTCAACAAATACAAgtaaattttcaaaattgaatgaaaaagaaagagataaaaaaaattgtattatATTTCGTGAGCAATGTGAATACTGTTTAGCGAATTACTCAATAAGTGGAAACTTAATTTTAACAAAAGAATCCTTATTATTTGAACCAGATTTAAGagataaaaatgttattattaATGGATTTGGTACATATCAAATATTTATTGATTTGTATGATATTTACGAATGTGCTCACATTGTAGTACCGACTAAAGATACTTATTTAtgtaataatgaagaaacaTGTGGATTTATTCaagttttattaaaaagtatatataacaGAATATGTGATGATTCagggaataaaaaaaatagtggTAATATTAATCCTAATAATGATAGTAACAGtaataatactaataatGAAGTTAGTAAACAAAAAAGTATATCAtactataaatatataagcaAAAGTTTATCTTTCGTTTATAATCTGGCCCATCCATTAGTTCAAAACGCATCATTTaaagattttaaaaatgacaaaagtaaaaaaagtGACTCAGCAGATTCATCTACTGGCATGTCAAAAATaagtgaaaaaaatgaaaatgaagaaaatgcattaacaaaaaaaaaaaaaaatagtttcaTTAATTTTGATATATATTCAAATTGTAATATTATAGATCATTTACATGATAgtgatttaaaaatttatcaaaaaattaatgaaacaAATTATAGTAATGTTTCTTCATCTCACCCAATTATAAcatataaaaacaatttaaatttaGTTAATTCTGATTCCTCTTGTAAAGAAGATAACTCTAGTaataatggaaaaaaaaaaaataatttatataatttaacaGAAGATGGGAAGTTGGAAAATGGATTTACacaaaatgaattattaaaaaatgataatgaagaaaaaatagtaCAGAGAAATGAAGACCATCTTGAACatgatataaatgataaatataatttaaacaaaagtgaaaataatgaaagtaTAAATAGGACTaatttagaagaaaaaaaaaattatacattaAAAGATATATCATTGAAGAATGATAATATAATTCAAAATGATAAAAACaatttagataaaatagaaaaagaagaaaaactCTCTTCGcatgaaataaaaaactctatttctaataataataatagaaataaaatttcttctGATATACATAATAATGATTCAgataataatacaaataatatttctaatGACTCGTTAAATGATGATAATagtttaaaagaaaatttgaaGAACAAATTGGGAACAGATATAGAAAACGAAATAAATAAGAGAtcacataaaaaatatgaagaaaaaagttttatattatttaggttttttaataataataaagcaTATGAAACAACAACTAAAATAATTAAGGAAATTGATGAAGTTAGAAAAactgaaaataaaataaaaaagacaaTAACTTCAGTACCATTTACATCTAATGAGCTATTAAGATGTATTATTGAGCAATCTTTAAAAACTAATGAATCAAAAAAAGTAGAAAAGTCTAGTTcattaaatgataataaagatCAAAAATATCAAGTAATAGTTCCAAAATTAGAGTATATTAATGGTTCAgtcaaattattaaataaacaaatgaCTAAACAGATAAACTATTATTTACCACCAACATTAAGTATTAAGATATGGAAATTAGCATTCTGTTCAAGTATTCACGGAGTATCATTTAAAACATTATATAGAAGTGTTTATAATAAAGGAAgtgtaattttattaatatatgatATGGATAATGTATTGTTTGGATattttttagataaattACATTGTGATAATTGCTATTATGGTTCTGGagaaaactttttatttactttcaAAAATTctgatgataaaaaaaaagaaaataataataacattacaaataatattaataaagaatatataaaggATTCATATAATTATCCCATTGATGTTGCTTCAGAAAAGACctttgaaaaaatagaaaaaaatgatttttctatagaaaaaaataataacacgAATAGACAAGATAATGAttctgaaaataaaaatttatatgttaAATTAACTGGTCACTTAGAAAATAATCTGAAAGAATCAATTAAACAATATCCTAATCAAGAATTTAACTCTAGTtctaataattatttaaatacatCGGATGCTCATATAACTAAAGaatctaaaaaaatttccAATCATAGTACAAATTGTACTAATgaagaaattattaattcAATTAGccaaataaataattataattatgataaaaatatttctattacTGAAAATTATgcattaaatgaaaataatagcaATACTAATTGTACTAACGATAATATTAATACTTCCATACAAGTATATACATGGACAACTAAAAATAACTATTTTGTTTATTCTGACGAAAAATCAATTATGGTTGGAGGTGGAGATAATTACGCACTAGTTATTAACGAAGATTTATGCAAAGGGCAAACAAATAGAAGTAATACATATGATAATGATTTGTTAACATATGATGAAGAGTTTGAAATTCAATTTTTGCAATTATGGATTTTTGAAGATTATTaa